A window of Rhinatrema bivittatum chromosome 2, aRhiBiv1.1, whole genome shotgun sequence contains these coding sequences:
- the LOC115085962 gene encoding gastrula zinc finger protein XlCGF26.1-like has protein sequence MPAGVSAQVPVTFEDIAIYFSQEEWEDLEEQQKELYKDVMMENYQTLMSLEKDDSGNSNAETHHWEVSERPAGRRMFSERDEEETCSCSDRGSKCRNQCSSEKKQSNSAGDSTPCEQSASNISSTAAEQRNQTTEQRCLCDACRIFHRYFVILKSEQGSHPEEGPPTCIDYGKIFSLKRELLEQEKTHPEEKPFTCSECGKGFNKQEELTQHQKINNGESLYASAKYGKGFINKANLTKYQKIHTDLRTFCCNKSEKCICKKADLSQCKKMHSNKTHFTVHQTVHTGAKPFPCNECGKSFYNTAKLKIHQRIHTGIKPFTCSECGKRFGDKSNLISHQKSHTREKPFTCMECGKSFKTKEALRKHQIIHTGVKPFTCNECGKSFNLKVHLTNHQTIHTGIKPFICNVCGKSFSLKVYLTSHQTIHTGIKPFICTECGKSFCLKARLTSHKRLHAAIQPFTCTDCGKSFTRKTSLTIHQRIHTGEMPFTCLECGKSFKNKGGLTSHQRIHSVTKEFTCTECGKSFRNPAYLRSHKKIHTGVKPFTCTECGKSFSRKTNLTNHQRIHTGEKPFTCMECDKGFNDKRGLRSHQGVHTGVKPFTCTKCDKSFFSKPGLTSHQKSIYCCKGEKYKNDIDDSSVNTM, from the exons ATGCCTGCAGGAGtttctgctcag gtcccagtaacCTTCGAAGACATCGCcatctatttctcccaggaggagtgggaggatttagaagaacagcagaaggagctttacaaggatgTAATGATGGAGAATTATCAGACCCTGATGTCGCTGG AAAAAGATGATTCCGGAAACAGTAATGCAGAGACACATCACTGGGAGGTCAGTGAAAGACCAGCAGGTAGAAGGATGTTTTCAGAAAGAGATGAAGAGGAAACTTGTTCATGTTCTGACAGGGGAAGCAAATGCAGGAATCAGTGCAGCTCAGAAAAGAAGCAAAGCAATTCAGCAGGAGATTCAACTCCCTGTGAGCAAAGTGCCAGTAATATCTCATCTACAGCGGCAGAACAGAGAAACCAGACAACAGAACAGAGATGTTTATGTGATGCATGCAGGATATTCCACAGATATTTTGTCATTCTAAAATCAGAGCAGGGATCACATCCTGAAGAGGGACCACCTACATGTATAGACTATGGGAAAATCTTTAGTCTAAAGAGAGAGCTACTGGAACAAGAGAAAACACACCCAGAAGAGAAGCCTTTTACGTGTTCTGAGTGTGGAAAAGGTTTCAATAAGCAGGAAGAATTAacgcaacaccagaaaatcaacaatgGAGAGAGTCTATATGCAAGTGCAAAATATGGGAAAGgttttattaataaagcaaaccttacTAAAtatcagaaaatccacactgaTCTCAGAACATTCTGTTGTAATAAATCTGAAAAATGCATCTGTAAGAAAGCAGACCTCTcacaatgcaagaaaatgcacaGTAACAAGACACACTTCACAGTTCATCAGACAGTACACACTGGTGCAAAACCTTTTCCGTGTaatgagtgtggtaaaagcttttatAACACAGCAAAGCTCAaaatccaccagagaatccacacaggaatTAAGCCATTTACATGTTCCGAGTGTGGTAAAAGGTTTGGTGACAAGTCAAATCTCATAAGCCACCAGAAAAGCCATACacgagagaaaccatttacatgtatggagtgtggtaaaagtttcaagACTAAGGAAGCACTCAGAAAACATCAGATAATTCACACAGGTGTGAAACCATTTACTTGTAATGAATGTGGTAAGAGCTTTAATTTGAAGGTACACCTCACAAACCATCAGACAATCCACACAGGAATAAAACCTTTtatatgtaatgtgtgtggtAAGAGCTTCAGTTTGAAGGTATACCTCACAAGCCACCAGACAATCCACACCGGAATAAAACCATTTATATGTACAGAGTGTGGAAAGAGCTTCTGTTTGAAGGCACGCCTCACAAGCCACAAGAGACTCCATGCAGCAATacaaccatttacatgtactgactgtggtaaaagcttcacaCGGAAGACCAGCCTCAcaatccaccagagaatccacacaggagaaatGCCATTTACATGTTTGGAGTGTGGCAAAAGCTTCAAGAATAAAGGAGGGCTCACGAGCCATCAGAGAATTCACTCAGTAACAAAAgaatttacatgtactgagtgtggaaaAAGCTTCAGGAATCCAGCATACCTCAGAAGCCACAAGAAAATCCACACCGGcgtgaaaccatttacatgtactgagtgtggtaaaagcttcagtcggAAGACTAATCTCACaaaccaccagagaatccacacaggagagaaaccatttacatgtatggAATGTGACAAAGGTTTCAACGATAAGAGAGGGCTCAGGAGCCACCAGGGAGTCCACACTGgtgtgaaaccatttacatgtactaagtgtgataaaagcttcttttcaaaaccAGGCCTCACCAGCCATCAGAAAAGCATATATTGTTgtaaaggagaaaaatacaagaaTGACATTGATGATAGTAGTGTCAATACCATGTAA